gtatgaccctgatgccgacgaagaaactctgccatttgttcgtaggcatcaggttcatgcctcctcgtaatttagagctcgctgacaacttggccgagctaaattcttgatttgtaaacggggcttaaacAGTACTCTAACACTGTTGGGAGTTTAATCAAAACTTTCCTTTCAATGCTAAACTCTTTGCTATGACAGAAAAGCTTTTTTTGCTATTGACCTGCTGCAACTGGCCTGTATTCTGAACATGGTGCCGCACTGGagaaaggtgggatatcatgaTTAACAGTACTCTATCATCAAAACTTTGTTTTCAATTCTAAAATCTTTCCTAAGGCAGGATTACTGCTGCAACTGGCTTGTATCATCAACATGGTGTCGCTCTGGAGAAAGGTGGGGGTTAGGATAAATGGTACTCAATCAGTGTTAGCGTTTCTTTTCGATGCTAAAATCTTTGCTAAGGTAGGAAAGCTTTTTTTTGGTTATTCCTGCTGCAACTGGCCTGTATCCTGAACATGGTAATGCACTGGAGAAAGGTGGGGgttgtgaatgaatgaagacctttattgtacatttttgcccaaccaagCTAAGcgcaggtcacaacaaagataaaacatacatgtaaaagtatcacagatctagTCTAGCATAGAAGCTTggcttcttcttgcttcttggcaatggtgaaaatgtaggattgttTGGTCTAGCATTAATgaatgagaaatatgaatttatcAGTACTTCTCCAAGTAAAACAAACTGAAGCTCTATTATAGCCTGTAAGTACTAAAATTTGTATTCAAAGAGATCATTCAAAGAATTTTTGAGGCTTTTTAAAATGACTTTTAGTGGCCGGTCAGTGTGAcctttttttaacgagtttgctcagtgcaagatGACATTGACCACTTCTTAattactgtagcagcatctAGATCTCTTCTCCTTTAATCAGAAACAATCATGTACTCTTTTCCAGGTGACCCGCATGCGTGTGTTCCTCTGTGTGGAGGGCGGAGACCACAACGAGCCCGGCACGAGGCGGCGAGAGGCAAAACTTAAGGAGCTTCTGACGCAGCTCCGCATCCAGGCTGACATCAACATCATCAACTGGGAACATGTCATCTGTCTAAGGGGCAATTCGGAGGTAATTCATACAGGATAAATtacagaataaagagactctttttacacaaccagtgctttattctcaccgcactggttgtgtaaaaagagtctctttattcagtgacgtaccaacctgatgaaactgttcacggaagGATAAATTACATGTTGCTGAGTATATGATAACACAATTTGTATCACCATGAATCTTATGAAAACATGTAGCATAAGCACAATGCATTATGTTTGTTGAACTGAAACATTTAATGCAATGTCGTCTCTGTAAGGCTTTAAAAAATGTAGAATCAAGCAGTGGGAGAGACGGGTAGGAATTTCCAATCACGGTGATTCAGTATTATTTATGACCTACATTTTTTCACTTTACCTGTGCATGGGCTCTATTGGAATCAATATAATGTAGCTGAAGATTGTATAAAATTATAGAAGTGACTTCATGCATGCAGTATGGGTTGTAACATGAGAAGTTTGCCCTTCACACTGTGACCATGACCATGTCCTCTTCTGTAGGGAACTGTCCTCACAGACGAGgcgcccgttgccatggcaatcacGGAAGAGTACCTGCGCGCGATGAACGAACTCATCAAGCAGCAGTCGCAGAACACGGCCGTGAACTTTCTGTACCTGACCCGCCCGCCGGTCGACACCAGTCGCTACCCAGAATACCTCAGCAGATATGACcttttgacccatgacctccCTCCCACGGTCTTGGTTCATGGACTCAGTGCTGTGACCAGTACTGACCTGTGATTACCTTTTAAACTACAACCTTCGACCTATGACCACCCCCATCATCTTGCCCATCACCCTCCTACACTGTTCGTCCACAAACTCATGATGAGTTCTATCAGGACTTAACATTTGATTCTCTTATTCACCTGTATGATCTTCAACTTAAAATGATCCGGAGATGTCAAGCTAACATTCTATGATATTGGGCTAATTATGTACAGGGGTGGTTACAAAACTATTTGAGGCCTCCTCTCAGAatcttttcctagaatattcaTCCAACAGTTTTATTCCGGTTACTCGTCACTAACCAGTTTTCTTGCTGCTTTCaactcagacacacacaaaaaattctTGCCAAGAGCATGAACTCTGTCAAGGTCATGTAGTATGTTCAAGGTCAGACGGGGACCTGTTACTATGATGGTTTTCTTCAGAATACCTACTGGTCACTTTGTAGCTCACAAGCTGATTTAGAATCtctttacaaaaacaacagtttgaagtactagtacttacaatgtatttcatgaACTTGACTGTTTGTTGTGTCAGTGCTTATGTATGGGCACTTTAATACGAAAGGTatctctttttttctgtctttgttCCCTAATTTCTGTCTGTGTATGTCTTACATGGAGTAATAATaaatacatctggtgtattactagtatttgcaGCCAATAGGTTCCCAATGTTAGCGTAATGAGgcatctcctcaaacacgggaccccgTTTTACATCCCTTAATATTTATGAactttgataatatgtcattattatgtagttatacatgtagatgtgcaaTTTATTGACCAGGTATGACTTCTGTTGCTTGTGTGtcgtatacagtcaaacctgcccgagcgaccacctcttctcagcgaccacctggccatttcgaccgctttttctcggtcccgatttattttcccattgacgtaagcattaagcgaccttttctcaacgaccacctggccaacgctaccgcgaccggcccaaattgggacccatatcgaccgcatcattttaaaaattgaggttttcatcaattttttatgataactagcgcgattttgtgccgaaatcggccagtttgcgtcgcattttgggttaaatttacagtttacagtgtgcgtgttgtatttgacattaaagacctcgcttctttgcgtgcgcgcagtgtgcttgctatttgccattaaacacaacggaaaccatttatactttgcatcgggcatgttttgagtcgatactcttctcaacgaccacctgtccaaatcgacctcttttttccggtcccccgggtggtcgtcttgggcaggtttgccTGTATTTACCTTTGATAAATTCTTAGTTTCATTTTGATACCACTTACAAAGGAGAATATTAAGAAATGATGTAAAAGTATATAGAAATGTAACTGCTTACATGTATACCTTATATAGGAggtaaaatgtaacaagtgtATTTTTCCAGTAATTTCTTATATAGAGATAGAAGTCGATTTGATGCTGAGCAGTTCATTACTCAGGGCCTAATGTATGTTGCATATAGTTCGAATCGTACCAAAGTGCTTTATAGATAGTGAATATGTGATTATGTAAGTGTTAGGGTTGCCTTCAATGTGACTGTTGCAGTGCCCGAAAGCATTCACATGCAGTGAATGTTTCATGTAATGAAACAGTGATGGCAGGCACTTTTTTGAGATACAACAGCCAcctatgtaatctccaagcagaggttggatgaCAAGATTGTAATTGTCTTTTTCTGACTTGTCCTGGCCCTGCTATCAGAAAGTGGGGCAAGCAGTATGCTAGGAGAGTAGGTCCGATGATAGATACTTTTGGGcagaatgacagaaaaaaacatcgaATCTTCTACTTTAAGTGTGTAGTCAAAGTACAGTGGCCTTAGTTTTTAGTTGCAACCAGATGAAACATTTAATGCTATTGATAGCAAGAATAGTATACCGACAAGTATACTTATTTCTCTGGTGAAGGGAAATGCCATTTGTCGTGATGGCGTACTAGATAGAAGGTTTTGAAAAGAAGTTACATCTACATCAGCTTCATGAATGTGTTAGGAAAACACATTTAATCCCTCTCGCAATCTATGCTTACTGTGTGCTGCTAGGTAAATAAAATATATTTAGAGAATAGTGGGACCAAATTATGCTACTTAGAAGTGTGGAACTCCAAGATGATAATTATAAAGGACACGATAAATCAGAAATGACGTGTTGTATAAATTAATAGTTTTATACGTTATATAAATTTGATATTTGTGTAATAGTGTACTTAGAAACGTCATACTCTGTTCTTGCCAAGTTGAGGATAGCATTTTCTGAGAAATGTTATACATAagtaaatacattaaaaaaacgtaGAAATAATAAAATTGATACAAACATGAGTCTAATCTCTTGCAGCAACTTACGATCCGATTTTATTGAATTTCAACTGAGATTTAATATTCATCATTGTGTTAGACTATGGCAGAAACAATATACAAGTTTGTGCTCTTTTGTGGCTAACAATATTGAAAGTGAACATGCTCGACAATCGCACATagtacaatgtgtggcaacaaGCAAGTACTAAACAGCTACGATGCTACATACAGGACAACAAAAAATCAATAATAACAGTCAAGTATTAccgatctggtctcgcatttggaattaTGTATAAATGATAAATTATAAACCCATGTAGGCGAATATAGGAGTTGGACATGATAGTACATGGAAAATGTCGGTCTGTGCACCTTATGGACGTTTTTAGCTAAAGCTTTTCGGCCCATTTGAAACGTAATTTCACGTGACATGTATTATGATCTTTTAGGGAGTCAAGAAACAGACAATACAAAGGTCTTACTGAATGTGATTTTCTTCTGTGGTGTTCGCATGTTCTGCACTGATCTTGGCAATATtcttttcaatttgttttaGTAATGGGTGACTATCAGTTTCAAGATAAAGCTTCCTTGCCATAGCCAAGGCCTCTTTGCAAACATTAATTGCTGTTCTGTAATCACCGGATTTGTACCAGGCCACTCCCAGGTTGTTGAGCGACAAGGCAATGTCATGATGTGCTGTATCCTGGCCGTAAatactcctgtacatctgcaaTGCATTTTGAAATTCACTGATAGCTTTTCCGTAATCACCGAGAGAGAGACAGGCCAACGCAAGGTTGTTGATTGAcatggcgatgtcaggatgcgTCGGACTCTGTCCATAGATATCCCTTCCCATTTGTAGTGCACGCTCATGatagctgattgcttttctgtaGTCGCCCAGTTGACCCCAGGTCCATCCCATGTTGTTGAGAACCATCAAAATGTGCGGATGCGCTATACCGTCACCGTAGATGCTCTCGTAGGTATGCAATGCGTGCTCAAGGAACTTGGCAGCCTTCCTGTGTTCACCTAGATTATTCCAGGCCCCCGCTACATTGTTGAGGGAGGCCGCAATATCGGAATGTACTGCGCCTTTACCATAGATGCTCTCGCGCATCTGTaatgcctgttcatagtagtcaagtgctttcctgtaatcacccTGACGACTCCAGGCTCCACCTAGATTGTCGAGGAAGGTTGCAATTTCTGGATGTGCCGTAGTTTGTCCGTAGATAGTCCTgtgcatctgcagtgcctgttccaGGTAGCTGATAGAATTCCTTTGATTACCAAGGTCACCCCAAACTTCCCCCAAGTTACTTAAAGAGGCTGCAATGTCAGAATGTGCTGTAGTTGCACCGTAGATTGCCATCCTCATCTTAAGTGCCTGATCATAATAGCCTAGTCCTTTCTGATGATCACCCAAGCCGCGCCAGGCTGCCCCCAGACTGTTAAGTGAATTGGCTATGAGAGAATGTGCCGTCTGACCATAGACACAAGTGTACATCTGGAGTGCCCTTTCAAGGTACATGATAGCTTTTCTGTGATCTCCCAGAGCACCCCAGACATCCCCTAAGTTATGAAGTGAGACGGCAATTTCAGGATGTGCTGTAACTGGATCATAGATGCTCTccctcatctgcagtgcctgttcatggagACAGACAGCTTTCTTATAATCACTCAGTTGATGCAATTCTTCCCCAAGATTATTGAGTACGCCAGCAATGTCAGGGTGCGCTGTATGGTGACCATGGATAGTCTTGAGCATATGCAGTGCCTTTTCCAGATAGACAACCGCTTTCCTGTGATTACCTAAGGTACCCCAGGTTTCCCCCAGATTGTTGAGTGCAGTGACAATATCTGCATGGGCTGTGGCCTGACCATGAATACTCCTGTACATCCCCAGTGCCTCTTCATAGTGCTTGATTGATCTCATATGATCGCTTAGATGGTACCAGGCTGCCCCCAAGTTGTTGTGTGAGGCTGCAGTATCAGAATGTGGTGTGCCCTGACCGTAGACGTTTTTGTACATCTGCAATGCCTGTTCGTGGTAGGCGATtgcttttctgtaatcacccaGATTGTTCCAGACTTCGCCCAGATTGTTCATTGATTTCGCAATATGAGCATGTGCTGTCGTCTGACCATAGGCTCTTTTATACATCTCTAGTGCCTGTCCATGGTAGCTGATAGCTTTCTGGTGACCACCCAGGTCATTCCAGGCTAGACCTAGGTTGCTGAGTGCGGTAGAaatatcaggatgtgctgtaccaTATATAGTCTTTCTCATCTGCAGTGCAATTTCATAGTAACCGATAGCTTTCCTGTAATCAGCTAAACTATGCCAGGCTGACCCAAGGTTGCAGAGTGACATTGCAACCAAGGGATGAATTGTGCCTTGACCATAAATACtactgtacatctgcagtgcctgctCGTAATATTTGATTGCGTTCCTGTCATCGCCGTGATAGGTCCAAGCTAGCCCTATGTTGTTGAGTGAGTTAGCAGTACCAGGGTGCGCTGTCGTCTTGCCATAAatactcctgtacatctgctgtgcctgttcatggtagctgataGCTTTACCATGATCCCCTAGGTGGCTCCAGAGGTGGCCTAGGTTATTTAACGTACCGGCAATGTGATGATGCGCTGCCGACGGACCATAATGAGCCATGTACATCTGAAGGGCGTCTTCAAAGTAGCGCATTGCTTTTTTATAGTCACCTCGCTGGTACCACACTTCCCCCTGGTTATTGAGTGAATTGGCGATATGAGGATGTACTGGCCGTTCACCAAAGATAGTTCTGTACAACTGAAGTGCCTGTTCATTGTAGACGGTTGCATTTTGGTAATCCCCCACCTTGCAACACGCATCTGCAAGGTAGCTGCGCATTATCACCTTATCGGCAATATCGTCAGCCTTCGTCAGGGCTTCATGATAGTAGTTTACAGCCAGTCTGTATTTACATAGCTCAGAGTGCATCATTCCTCTGACTCTCGGGGAAGTATCAAAGAACTCGGACCATGGTTTTGAAACTGCCTTATTTTCAGACCATTCTGACAAAACACGTTTAAGAGGAATTGCTGTATAATAGTATCTGAAAAGCTGTTTTTCGTTTGGCAGATGGAAAACTTTAATTACATCTGTCTGTACTTCATCATAGGCCTGCTGTGATGATCCCTGCCCATCCAGTGCTGTCTTGATTGAGACCAAAGCTGAcaggttttccttctgtccaccatttgcaatgtaggttctgagcctgagttctgctgagatactggTAAGCACTGTCAGGTGGTGTGCATTGTTGGGACTTATCACATGTTGGTTTTCCATGTCTTCTATTGTCTCCCAAACTGTCGTAGGTATGATGCCTGAAGACAGTGCCAAGCAGTCCACTGCTAGAGCTGGGAAGCGATACACGTATTTCTTTACATCAATCAGCCTTGCGGTGATATTCTTCTTCTCATCTAAAACTGATACATTTTCTCTTATTGTCTCCTCTACAAGTTTTTGAGCAATTGTGCCCCCGTCAGATTGCAGTACCTTAAATGTGATTGCCGTGTATGCATTGATCAAATCTTTGTCTCCGGCTATTAGGCACGGGTTCCTCAAAATAGAAGCAAGGTGATACCCTTCTTTCAAGTACAATGCAATATCATCTTTCAGTATTGAAACCATGCTGTTTGGGGTGCAGATCAGTTCACTTGGTGGTTTATCCATAGTTCCCTGTCTGCCTAATGGAGTCTTgcttgcctttggcatggagCCATCAAACGCAAATCCACGTGGTGTAACtgagtcatagtaccagttgtcaAGTGGATCCAGAGAGTAGAAGTCATTGAGAGATTTTATTGCCAGAGCCGGGAGGATGGTTTCCCCCAGGTTGACCACCTTAAGGTGTAGATAGTGGGTGAGTTTGCGGAAATACTCAAGACATTGCTCACTTTCTTCCTCAACcaagatggcaaactccaggtctgagtatggagttaccagtcctgtggcctgtgaacccaaacctatcagggcatacttacagggagggggacccattaaCCCAATACACTCTTCTACAAGCTGGCTGATGAACTCCTTTCTCTCTTGTGAAATTCTTTCAAACAGCTGTCTGACAGCCTGAGCTCGATTTGCCTCTATGTCTTTGACACAtgggtcatcctcatcatctacatagggatccagctgctggtcaatggtttccatctccagcttgatctggtcccgcatctccttcagctgCTTCTTGTGTTTATCATTGTCATCTAGACAAGCATCGCTATAACAGCCTAAGGTAAATGTGAGAAAAGACTTTTCCACCTCCTTTAAAGATGTTACCATTTTACCCCTAAGCACTTCATCCTTTGACCTggctattgctgcattgtagagCGCTGCTGCTTTGACgaagtctcccccgtctcctgtcCGCTGACCTCGCTTACGgtagacatcccccaacttgcacaggggctccacctctctctggtactgctgggCTGTGGAATCTGAAAATGACGTTCATATCTCATTGTTGTGTTAATaggtacatacacatgtatgaatTACATCGGTAATTCAATAGTTACAACACTAGCATTATGTCATTTGTCTACCGTGTTCGTATTGACGGAAAATTCGTGGACTCTAAATTACAATGTATTACGCTGTGTCAACTCTTTCTAGTAATTTAGAGTAGAAAAAATCTGCCTATGCTTGCTAATTGATGttaaaaatttttttcttacctCTGACATGTACCGTCTTCagtgcagctgcaaagtgctGCTCTGCTGAGTCCAGGTCTGCCCTGGCAAGGGAGGATTCCCCCTTTTCAAGGTACCCTTTGTACTGGCTGAAAATGAAGGACAGGAGGCAATTTGACATATTTTGCCTGACAGTAAAATGACTTACAGTACATAGTTCTTTCAAAGCGACTTTTAAAGTGTATGTGATGTTCGAAGAATATTACCTTTCCATACGTCTTTCTTCTTCAGAACGTCTACGTATTCTTGTGGTTTTGCTGTAAAAGAGcataataattattgtaattTAGGATAGTAGTGATTCGTTGATATAGTGGAGTGGATGGATCTCAATAGCTCGTCCACTGCTACCTTTATGGCAATTAAGTATGTCTCGCTCACCTTGGTGTGTCTGCATGGAGGTGATGGTCCTGAATGACGTCAGTTCCCCTGACGTTTTCAGAATGGCGTCCCACGTTTGGTGTTCTTTCTCTCGTGCTGGGTTTATTTCGTTCTAATTGCTGCAagattgaaaacatttttcaacattttctatctGCTTTCGAGAATCTACCTGgttgtttgatttattttgtttgcattgttgGATATCTAGCCTTAATCAATCATCAACTTTTTTGTCCATGCTTTCGCCATAACATCTATTTATCCCCTTGCGATCTGCACTGCCAATGTTTGGTCACCCGTAGTAATTTTGTTATTACGTTATACATAACTTATAACTTAAATGTAATTCACTGCAGACGAGGAGTATGAAAATGAAGATACTGACCGGTACTTTCGACAGAGACATTATCAACGATTAGGCAATGGTGTGAAAGTCTCGTGCCTTGTTGCTTGATTATGCATTACCTCAGGCTTTTGGCCTATGCAGGTATGCCAACATATTGTCTTCCATCTGAGCATTAGATTAATCTACAACTCTTAATACTTAATAATTCACTATTCATAAAGCGAAGTGGCCCTGTACACCATACATTTGAGAACTAAGGTTCTAAATCTTAATACAATTAAAAAACTACTCACCTTTCTCGTTACTTGGCTGATCTTTTCCGTGTACCTCATACGGTGGTGCAGAGTCTCTTTTGTCTCCGGCTCCTCACCTATTTTCAGGGCCTTGTTGTACATAGTAGTTGCCTTGGAGAACTGGGATACATTAAGATTTCTCCTGCCTTCCTCCAGGTAGAAATCACCGAGTGATTTAAGAACCTCGACTTCCAACATGatgtcgccgtttgcaatggCTGACAGTAACGTTTCTGTGTACACGTCTTCTGAAAGCCACCAGTTTTCGTCGACTCTTCTCTCCATTTTGCCACATATTTCTGCCACCCTAAGAACATTGCTATCAATGGTACCCCAGTAGTCTTGTGACAACCACAGGAAGTTCGGACTGTACCCCTGCAGCAGTTGACTGCAGAGTTTCTCCATGTAACCGATACGATGCTCCAGTGTTTGTCCAATGTttggatctgtgcagcgcagtagggcagcagcatacagggcagcagccttgtcaaaTTCTACAGAATCTTTGCTTTGCTTGCCTTTCTGAAGATGCAGGTCTCCAATACATTTTAGGACTTCTACCTCTATAAAGAGATCCTCGTTAACGATGGCCACTATCAGTGCCCGTCCGTAGCCGACGTCTTTGTCATATTGACTATCAAGAAACGACTCCAAGTCCTGTAGTTTCTTTGCCAGGCTGATCATGTTTATGTCAGAAATTTTCCTTTGTTCATCCGACAATGACCCTTTAACACAGAGACCGTGATTTTGTTACGTTTTAAGACTTTACAAATCATATCTTACTGATACTAAGTTTGACACTGTGTAGCTACAGTTCTGTGTTACACTTGATCTAACCTAATATTCCATAGGCAATCACAGTTACTCGTGAGCGTTACACGTAGCTGTTGTGCTAACTTTTGATGCCACAGATCACGTTTCAACAAATAGTGTAGCCTGATATGTAGAACAACCTTGTCTAAATCTCACCTTGATGTTCGATACTCCTGTCTGAGACAAGAATATATTTTTCCGGTCCTGACGAGAGCTCCCAGTCGAAAATCCTTTGTTTCTGCGTGTAATAGCGAGAGGTTCGGTTTTCCCCTCTGATCGATGCGGGACTTCCCGAACACCGGCTGCCGGGACTTTCCGTGACGTAACTGCCGGGCCTTCCCATGACGTCAGTAGCCTGTTGTTGACTGAGCCTCAGGTgaggggtgaaaggtcaccacCTACCTGCCTGTATTTACACCTGCTCGGTTTCGTGCGGAAAATGCGAAATGAACTGTTAGTTCCTTAGTGCTAACATTGCATAGAGATAGCTCAGAGGAAGTTACAACTTAAGGCAATACTTAtaaatatttgttgtttctcgggcACATTGTGCTAGAAACAATCCAGGTCTGTCAGAATCTCAACACGCCCCTTTATAGTTACCGTATTTTGGTCCGGTTTACAGTaaattttagacacatgagtagcactgacaagtttatatttctcatgcgttttgacaaaccgacaatagcgaaacccatacagtcctacattttcactattaccaagaagcgagaagaagccgaacttttgtgttagactagatttgtgacacttttatatgtatatatcctgacttattgtgacctgtacttagctcggttgggcaaaattgtacaataaaggtcttcattcattcagtaatATGTCTATAGCATTTCTAATGTTAATATCTTGTAGCAACACAATAATAAAAGAGTTAATGTTGCCTTCAGCGTCACTGTTGCGGTACCTGAAAGCATTCATAAGCAGTTGTTAATATACAACAGTCACCTATAAACatgtgctctccaagcagaggttgaatgaCAAGATTGTTGTCTTCTCCTGACTTGTCCTAACACTGCTGGTAGAAAGTGGAGTAAACCCTCTACTGTGAAAGTAGGTCCCATCATGGACATGATTGGCAGAATGATAGAAAAACAGGGCATACACTACGTCATACGCGTGGTCGAAGTTCTCTGACCTTTTTGGTTGTCGGTGTATTAATACGAAACAGAGTACGtattaacctggaatccagccttggTAGCCTTGGTCCGCTCACGATATTCGCTTCCCCGTGACCGCTAGTCGTCAGACCAAGCTAataaggctggactccaggctaccaAAATATGTGCACGTCTGACAAAagagaaatgtcaatttttatgaTGGCATGAGACAGAACCCTTTAGTAGAAAGTGTTTTATTTCAAATCAAGTTCATGATGAAACGCATCGACCTCTTCGTAGAGGTACTACTTTTACTACAAATTTGCAATATAATGGTCAAATATGCCTATTCGTGAACGCGTGCTGATAGctatatacattatataataGAAAATTGTGGGACCAAAGTTATGTCACTTTTAAGCTAGTGTCgaactaaaagaaagttgtaAGAAATGATATGATACACaattatcaaaatatatacatgtaatcaattcTTTTGTATCATCAATTTGGCATTCATTTGTCTCATGATGTACTTAGAAACGTCTGTTCAGTTGCCAAGCTGAGGATAGCGTTTCGTATGAAATGTTATAGCTGTGTCTTCAAGTGTCTacaaaaacatatcaaaaattTAAACCGGGAAGAAATAAAACGTGATGCAAATACATGAATGAGTCATACCTTTTGCCACAGATTCAGGCACTGAACTCAGCTTTTGATAGCGCATATAGTAGGTAGATTTCTATCAGCCTTATCAATGGGTGACCTgatacagagcgctaccatcatctggaaagatggaaggatgcctactctATCAATGGGTGACTTTGGTCTTGAGGGTAAACCAGCCTTGCCATAGACAAGGCTTCAAGGCAGATATTAATAGCTCTCGTGGGATCACTAATCCTAAACAAGTATGACCCCAAGTTGAAAAGTGCCAGGGCAATATCAGGATGGGGTGTGTTCTGACCATAGATATTCCtaaacatctgcagtgcctcttcaccgtagctgatagcttttttgtgatcaccaaggctGGACCAAGCCACCCCCAGGCTGCCGAGTAGTTTAGCAATGTCAGTATGTGGTTTACTATGACCATATACATTTATACTCCTGAACATCTGTAGTGCTTGTTCATAGTAGGTGATGGCTTTCCTTGGCTCATTCAGTGCGCTCCAGTCTCCTCCAATGCTGGTGAGTGTCTTACCAATATTGGGATGCTCAACAGTGTGGCCACTGATATTTCTATGAATTTGCAGGGCTTGTTCATGGTAGTCAAGAGCTTTTCTGTGCTTGCCAAGACTGTTCCAGGCTCTCCCAAGGCCACTGAG
The window above is part of the Branchiostoma floridae strain S238N-H82 chromosome 14, Bfl_VNyyK, whole genome shotgun sequence genome. Proteins encoded here:
- the LOC118430833 gene encoding uncharacterized protein LOC118430833, with amino-acid sequence MISLAKKLQDLESFLDSQYDKDVGYGRALIVAIVNEDLFIEVEVLKCIGDLHLQKGKQSKDSVEFDKAAALYAAALLRCTDPNIGQTLEHRIGYMEKLCSQLLQGYSPNFLWLSQDYWGTIDSNVLRVAEICGKMERRVDENWWLSEDVYTETLLSAIANGDIMLEVEVLKSLGDFYLEEGRRNLNVSQFSKATTMYNKALKIGEEPETKETLHHRMRYTEKISQVTRKQLERNKPSTRERTPNVGRHSENVRGTDVIQDHHLHADTPSKTTRIRRRSEEERRMESQYKGYLEKGESSLARADLDSAEQHFAAALKTVHVRDSTAQQYQREVEPLCKLGDVYRKRGQRTGDGGDFVKAAALYNAAIARSKDEVLRGKMVTSLKEVEKSFLTFTLGCYSDACLDDNDKHKKQLKEMRDQIKLEMETIDQQLDPYVDDEDDPCVKDIEANRAQAVRQLFERISQERKEFISQLVEECIGLMGPPPCKYALIGLGSQATGLVTPYSDLEFAILVEEESEQCLEYFRKLTHYLHLKVVNLGETILPALAIKSLNDFYSLDPLDNWYYDSVTPRGFAFDGSMPKASKTPLGRQGTMDKPPSELICTPNSMVSILKDDIALYLKEGYHLASILRNPCLIAGDKDLINAYTAITFKVLQSDGGTIAQKLVEETIRENVSVLDEKKNITARLIDVKKYVYRFPALAVDCLALSSGIIPTTVWETIEDMENQHVISPNNAHHLTVLTSISAELRLRTYIANGGQKENLSALVSIKTALDGQGSSQQAYDEVQTDVIKVFHLPNEKQLFRYYYTAIPLKRVLSEWSENKAVSKPWSEFFDTSPRVRGMMHSELCKYRLAVNYYHEALTKADDIADKVIMRSYLADACCKVGDYQNATVYNEQALQLYRTIFGERPVHPHIANSLNNQGEVWYQRGDYKKAMRYFEDALQMYMAHYGPSAAHHHIAGTLNNLGHLWSHLGDHGKAISYHEQAQQMYRSIYGKTTAHPGTANSLNNIGLAWTYHGDDRNAIKYYEQALQMYSSIYGQGTIHPLVAMSLCNLGSAWHSLADYRKAIGYYEIALQMRKTIYGTAHPDISTALSNLGLAWNDLGGHQKAISYHGQALEMYKRAYGQTTAHAHIAKSMNNLGEVWNNLGDYRKAIAYHEQALQMYKNVYGQGTPHSDTAASHNNLGAAWYHLSDHMRSIKHYEEALGMYRSIHGQATAHADIVTALNNLGETWGTLGNHRKAVVYLEKALHMLKTIHGHHTAHPDIAGVLNNLGEELHQLSDYKKAVCLHEQALQMRESIYDPVTAHPEIAVSLHNLGDVWGALGDHRKAIMYLERALQMYTCVYGQTAHSLIANSLNSLGAAWRGLGDHQKGLGYYDQALKMRMAIYGATTAHSDIAASLSNLGEVWGDLGNQRNSISYLEQALQMHRTIYGQTTAHPEIATFLDNLGGAWSRQGDYRKALDYYEQALQMRESIYGKGAVHSDIAASLNNVAGAWNNLGEHRKAAKFLEHALHTYESIYGDGIAHPHILMVLNNMGWTWGQLGDYRKAISYHERALQMGRDIYGQSPTHPDIAMSINNLALACLSLGDYGKAISEFQNALQMYRSIYGQDTAHHDIALSLNNLGVAWYKSGDYRTAINVCKEALAMARKLYLETDSHPLLKQIEKNIAKISAEHANTTEENHIQ